The following are encoded in a window of Gopherus evgoodei ecotype Sinaloan lineage unplaced genomic scaffold, rGopEvg1_v1.p scaffold_151_arrow_ctg1, whole genome shotgun sequence genomic DNA:
- the LOC115639918 gene encoding syntaxin-binding protein 2-like, whose protein sequence is MRRSRRESPSLTPTPVPAPPRPLSRWSRPGLCPPCCGAAASSFLSRCLTETRAPMVLSMALFCQALQRPQGPVTFEEVAVYFTREEWALLDPRGVSCRRKILSVVFLSMKKEREWKVLIMDHPSTRILSSCCKMSDIVDEGITPCPEPLFKELRKSRITKAIKTVKEINMAFLPYESQGPTRTERTSRRRRRRNGWMWLQRRLLSTSSKSSSSAEKRSEVPAAGPLLTCPPPPQDITEDKLDKKLWPFVLEPVPATSSQAAVRAPTKPALSC, encoded by the exons ATGCGCAGATCGCGGCGGGAGAGCCCTTCCTTAACCCCCACCCCCgtgcccgccccgccccgccccctctcccgcTGGAGCCGCCCCGGGCTCTGCCCGCCCTGCTGCGGAGCTGCAGCCTCCAG TTTTCTCTCCAGGTGTCTGACTGAGACCAGGGCTCCTATGGTACTGAGCATGGCCCTGTTCTGCCAGGCGCTGCAGAGACCCCAG gggccggtgaccttcgaggaagtggctgtgtatttcaccagggaagagtgggctctgctggaccctagAGGGGTGTCATGCAGGAGAA AGATCCTCAGCGTTGTCTTTCTCAGCatgaagaaggaaagagaatggAAG GTGCTGATCATGGACCACCCCAGCACGCGCATCCTCTCGTCGTGCTGCAAGATGTCTGACATCGTAGATGAAGGCATCACGC CCTGTCCTGAGCCTCTGTTCAAGGAGCTGAGGAAGTCACGGATCACCAAGGCCATCAAAACAGTCAAGGAGATCAACATGGCCTTCCTTCCCTACGAGAGCCAG GGACCAACGAGGACTGAGAGgacaagcaggaggaggaggaggaggaatgggtgGATGTGGCTACAGAGGAGGCTGCTGTCAACATCATCCAAAAGTAGCTCCAGTGCAGAGAAAAG GTCCGAGGTTCCTGCTGCTGGGCCCCTGCTGACCTGTCCTCCACCCCCCCAAGACATCACTGAGGACAAACTGGACAAGAAGTTGTGGCCCTTTGTGTTGGAGCCGGTCCCTGCCACCAGTTCCCAGGCTGCTGTCAG GGCCCCGACAAAGCCCGCTCTCAGCTGCTGA